Proteins from one Niallia circulans genomic window:
- the tilS gene encoding tRNA lysidine(34) synthetase TilS: MLEEKVEDYLTKKGVFLSGKKVLVGVSGGPDSLALLHFLWSRESTWNISVMAAHMDHMFRGEESLDEAKFVEDFCRDRSIPIKWKQINMPAIIEETGKNGQMTSREYRYAFYKEVMDEYEIPFLALGHHGDDQVETILMRLTRGSSAKARAGIPFSRPFGPGSLFRPFLCLEKQEIEEYCNKYMLFPRRDPSNDKEVYSRNRFRKHILPFLKKENPNATAHFQRFSEEAAEDETFLMAATKAVWEQVVKNQKENEITIDIEAFLSIAISLQRRCIHLILNYLYKEKISSLSALHTNQIITLFQNPHSSGKIDLPEGLKVVKSYNLAHFQLNISPNEPFYYEILKTGEILLPNGYYIRVEYTSNTPYVTGDAIIVDSDLITLPIVIRTRRNGDRIKVRGMDGMKKVKGIFIDAKIPLQERDSWPIVTDGNDNILWLPGLKKSVYSLKQANSGYNLLITYKKQ; this comes from the coding sequence ATGTTAGAAGAAAAAGTAGAAGATTATTTAACAAAAAAAGGAGTATTCCTAAGCGGGAAAAAAGTTTTGGTAGGCGTATCTGGAGGACCTGATTCCCTTGCCCTCCTCCATTTCCTATGGAGCAGGGAGTCGACTTGGAATATTAGTGTGATGGCTGCCCATATGGATCATATGTTCAGAGGGGAGGAATCGCTGGATGAGGCAAAATTTGTTGAAGATTTTTGTAGAGATAGGTCTATTCCTATCAAGTGGAAACAAATTAATATGCCGGCAATAATAGAGGAAACAGGGAAAAATGGTCAAATGACATCAAGAGAGTACCGTTATGCATTCTACAAGGAAGTAATGGATGAATATGAGATTCCTTTCCTTGCTCTTGGTCATCATGGAGATGATCAGGTGGAAACAATTTTGATGCGCTTGACTAGAGGCAGCAGTGCTAAAGCTAGAGCTGGAATTCCTTTCAGCCGTCCGTTTGGGCCAGGAAGTTTATTTAGGCCATTTTTATGTTTAGAAAAACAGGAAATAGAGGAATACTGTAATAAGTATATGCTTTTCCCTAGAAGAGATCCGAGTAACGATAAGGAAGTTTACAGCAGGAATAGATTTCGCAAGCATATTCTTCCTTTTTTGAAAAAAGAGAACCCAAATGCTACGGCACATTTTCAACGGTTTAGCGAAGAAGCGGCTGAGGATGAGACTTTTTTAATGGCAGCAACAAAAGCCGTTTGGGAGCAAGTTGTAAAGAATCAGAAGGAAAATGAAATAACCATTGACATTGAAGCATTTCTCTCAATAGCTATTTCTTTACAAAGAAGATGTATTCATCTAATATTAAACTATCTCTATAAAGAGAAGATATCTTCATTATCCGCCTTACATACTAACCAAATAATTACATTATTTCAAAATCCACATTCTTCCGGAAAGATTGATCTCCCAGAAGGTTTGAAGGTAGTCAAATCCTACAATTTGGCGCACTTTCAATTAAACATTTCTCCAAATGAACCCTTTTATTATGAAATTTTAAAAACGGGAGAGATATTATTACCAAATGGGTATTATATTAGGGTAGAATATACTAGCAACACTCCATATGTGACTGGAGATGCTATTATAGTCGATTCTGATTTAATTACATTACCTATTGTTATAAGAACAAGGAGGAATGGAGACAGGATAAAAGTTAGAGGAATGGATGGGATGAAGAAAGTAAAGGGTATATTCATCGATGCAAAGATTCCTCTGCAAGAGAGAGACAGCTGGCCAATTGTTACAGATGGGAACGATAACATTTTATGGCTCCCAGGTTTAAAAAAATCTGTTTATTCTTTAAAGCAGGCGAATAGTGGTTATAATCTATTAATAACATATAAAAAGCAATGA
- the hpt gene encoding hypoxanthine phosphoribosyltransferase, translating into MKHDIEKILISEEELQSKIKDLGHQLTEDYKDKFPLAVGVLKGAMPFMADLLKRMDTYLEMDFMDVSSYGNSTVSSGEVKILKDLDTSVEGRDILILEDIIDSGLTLSYLVELFRYRKAKSIKIVTLLDKPSGRKVDLQADYIGFIVPDEFVVGYGLDYAERYRNLPYIGVLKPEVYTNTNE; encoded by the coding sequence ATGAAACATGATATCGAAAAAATATTGATTTCTGAGGAAGAATTACAAAGCAAGATTAAAGACCTTGGACACCAATTGACAGAGGACTACAAGGATAAGTTTCCTTTGGCTGTTGGAGTGCTTAAAGGGGCAATGCCATTTATGGCCGACCTTTTAAAACGCATGGATACATATCTTGAAATGGATTTCATGGATGTATCAAGCTATGGAAATTCCACTGTTTCTTCAGGTGAAGTGAAAATCCTTAAGGATTTGGATACTTCTGTTGAGGGTAGAGATATCCTTATACTTGAAGACATCATTGACAGCGGTTTGACATTGAGCTATCTTGTTGAACTATTCCGCTATCGCAAAGCAAAATCAATCAAGATTGTGACACTGCTTGATAAGCCTTCTGGAAGGAAAGTAGATTTACAAGCTGATTACATTGGATTTATCGTCCCAGATGAATTTGTAGTTGGTTACGGTCTGGATTATGCAGAAAGATACCGCAATTTGCCTTATATCGGCGTTTTAAAACCAGAAGTTTATACTAACACTAACGAGTAA